Proteins encoded within one genomic window of Candidatus Hepatoplasma crinochetorum Av:
- the rpsT gene encoding 30S ribosomal protein S20: MANIKSKEKRRKQDDKKYLRNKSQKSKIKTAIKKAKQYPTAENKNYAVKLIDQAVTSGLFHKNKAARLVSSIQSLNEITK, encoded by the coding sequence ATGGCTAATATAAAATCAAAAGAAAAACGTAGAAAACAAGACGATAAAAAATACTTAAGAAATAAATCACAAAAATCAAAAATTAAGACAGCAATTAAAAAAGCAAAACAATACCCAACAGCAGAAAATAAAAATTATGCAGTTAAATTAATTGATCAAGCAGTAACATCGGGATTATTTCATAAAAATAAAGCAGCAAGATTAGTATCTAGCATTCAATCACTAAACGAAATTACTAAGTAA
- a CDS encoding GntR family transcriptional regulator, whose product MVNRQEIIEKILLNIKNGKLKQKERILTEREFLEEFNCSKETIRKAITYLVNQNILFSIQGKGVYVSAFSDLKFNFNSISSNKDFYKEFSRHSINYKIPIIIKINSPFPFEYKDEEFLKYIKLYFNGEQTVFYTINWILNLNKLKLTEEELIRQGKKRLFDEKLIKKIYHKSILTKQTKFDKFLFNSNNQYYPTTFNYFFDKNENLIGFSLVKTFPNYFKIEHIKNIIF is encoded by the coding sequence ATGGTAAACCGACAAGAGATAATAGAGAAAATATTATTAAATATAAAAAATGGAAAACTAAAGCAAAAAGAAAGAATTTTAACAGAAAGAGAATTTTTAGAAGAATTTAATTGCTCTAAAGAAACAATTAGAAAAGCTATTACTTATTTAGTAAATCAAAATATTTTATTTTCAATACAAGGAAAAGGTGTTTATGTTTCAGCTTTTTCTGATTTAAAATTTAATTTTAATTCAATTTCGAGTAATAAAGATTTTTATAAAGAATTTTCTCGTCATTCAATAAATTATAAGATTCCAATAATAATAAAAATAAATTCCCCTTTTCCTTTTGAATATAAAGATGAAGAATTTTTAAAATATATAAAACTTTATTTTAATGGAGAACAGACAGTTTTCTATACAATAAATTGAATTTTAAATTTAAATAAATTAAAACTAACAGAAGAAGAACTTATAAGACAAGGAAAGAAAAGATTATTTGATGAAAAGTTGATTAAAAAAATTTATCATAAAAGTATTCTTACAAAGCAAACTAAATTTGATAAATTTTTATTCAATAGTAATAATCAATATTATCCAACTACTTTTAATTATTTTTTTGATAAAAATGAAAATCTAATAGGATTTAGTTTGGTAAAAACATTTCCTAATTATTTTAAAATAGAACATATTAAAAATATTATTTTTTAA
- a CDS encoding PTS transporter subunit EIIC, whose translation MDKNIEYSREKDYKGEGARGFLSKLSKGLMLPIAVLPIAGLFLGIGSGIINIFDTVGLDKETNPWYLIPIIMRDIGNIIFATLPALFCVAIAIAYTDDAGIAAFTGFLGYVVFCVSQAVLIFENVDANGVLINYHILWYDEVPTSVVGQTLGITSLQTSVFGGIAVGFVAAWLYNRFSTLRLPNFLGFFNGTRSVPIIAFMFMPLVAFIFLATWPLIGTWLDSFGQLLLGMNYGFDALLFGIIERALVPFGLHHAFYTPLWFTSVGGQIIAVDPSTGQQLVVSAGDENMWFAIQNYGLDYNSLNTQYWVEANDTILNLTGMSNNYWVFDPNAAGGASTNINDYLLPSQNLDFNSGTNECVYFITSGAHPGQYLQGKYQFMIFALPAAGAAMIMCAKKENREMAMSLIGAAVLTTFLTGITEPIEFTFLFLAPMLYIFHVIMCGISFWVDDLLQVSAGMTFSGGIIDYCLYGILPLATGYNTAAWIIIPIGIIYMPIYYFFFRWYILKFDIQTPGRGDSDDSMKLVSKKDYLESKDTKKENKNLPKGRKGYFDESNPRFERTVSLLGYLGDFDNLKSINACITRLRLSVVDVSKIDEENIKKKLGAKGIMKLSGGSVQVIFGAEADIFKVELQMLKKQGFTYKEWSEKSKNN comes from the coding sequence ATGGATAAAAATATCGAATATAGTCGTGAAAAAGACTATAAAGGCGAAGGCGCACGTGGATTTTTATCTAAACTTTCAAAAGGATTAATGCTCCCTATTGCAGTTTTACCAATTGCAGGACTGTTTCTAGGTATAGGTTCAGGGATAATTAATATATTTGATACTGTTGGTTTAGATAAAGAAACAAATCCGTGATATCTAATTCCAATAATAATGCGTGATATTGGAAATATTATATTTGCAACATTACCGGCATTATTTTGTGTCGCGATTGCAATTGCATATACGGATGATGCCGGAATTGCTGCTTTTACAGGGTTTTTAGGATATGTGGTTTTTTGTGTATCTCAAGCCGTATTAATATTTGAAAATGTTGATGCCAATGGAGTTTTGATTAATTATCATATACTTTGGTATGATGAAGTTCCAACTTCGGTTGTGGGACAAACTTTAGGGATAACTTCTTTACAAACATCTGTGTTTGGGGGGATTGCTGTAGGGTTTGTTGCTGCGTGATTATATAATCGTTTCAGTACATTAAGATTACCTAATTTTTTAGGATTTTTTAATGGAACGAGATCTGTTCCAATCATAGCGTTTATGTTTATGCCTCTAGTAGCTTTTATATTTTTAGCTACTTGGCCTTTAATTGGAACTTGGTTAGATTCATTTGGTCAATTATTATTGGGAATGAATTATGGTTTTGATGCTTTGCTTTTTGGAATTATTGAGCGAGCTTTAGTTCCATTTGGATTGCATCATGCTTTTTATACTCCTTTATGATTTACATCTGTAGGAGGACAAATAATAGCTGTTGATCCATCAACAGGTCAACAATTAGTTGTATCAGCAGGTGATGAAAATATGTGATTTGCTATTCAAAATTATGGATTAGATTATAATTCTTTGAATACGCAATATTGAGTGGAAGCTAATGATACAATATTAAATTTAACAGGAATGTCAAATAATTATTGAGTATTCGATCCAAACGCTGCCGGGGGAGCATCTACAAATATAAATGATTATCTCTTACCATCTCAGAATTTAGATTTTAATAGTGGAACAAACGAATGTGTATATTTTATAACTTCGGGGGCTCATCCGGGTCAATATTTACAAGGTAAATATCAATTTATGATATTTGCTCTACCAGCTGCTGGTGCTGCAATGATTATGTGTGCAAAAAAAGAAAATAGAGAAATGGCAATGTCATTAATAGGGGCAGCTGTTCTTACAACATTTTTAACAGGAATTACAGAGCCTATTGAATTTACATTCTTATTTTTAGCACCGATGCTTTATATATTTCACGTTATAATGTGTGGAATTTCATTCTGAGTTGATGATTTACTACAAGTATCAGCAGGAATGACATTCTCTGGAGGAATTATTGATTATTGTTTATATGGAATTTTACCTCTAGCAACAGGATATAATACTGCAGCTTGAATTATTATTCCTATTGGAATAATATATATGCCAATTTATTATTTCTTCTTCCGTTGATATATTTTAAAATTTGATATTCAAACACCTGGACGTGGAGATAGTGATGATAGTATGAAATTAGTAAGCAAAAAAGATTATCTTGAATCAAAAGATACAAAAAAAGAAAATAAAAATTTACCAAAAGGTCGAAAAGGTTATTTTGATGAAAGTAATCCCCGTTTTGAGAGAACAGTAAGTTTACTTGGATATTTAGGTGATTTTGATAATCTTAAATCTATTAATGCATGTATTACACGTTTAAGACTTTCGGTTGTAGATGTTTCAAAAATTGATGAAGAAAACATTAAGAAAAAATTAGGAGCCAAAGGAATTATGAAATTATCCGGAGGATCAGTGCAAGTCATTTTTGGAGCAGAAGCAGATATATTCAAAGTTGAATTACAAATGCTAAAAAAACAAGGATTCACTTATAAAGAGTGATCAGAAAAAAGCAAAAATAATTAA
- a CDS encoding ECF transporter S component: MDPNYTLIWWILFLSFSFIIIFALIYYFFKYKKEKRKALTIYKIPIFAFFYGIFLLQAFLTRIIPQAADFIPFSFDDATIVATGILFGPIEAIVYGAIADLSRTLLNGWVPLPLPFLIFPFTGLIAGVLGENYRNRKKEIGIKQQFWIFQLSLLIFLVVCFTLVYFLGKTGEEEEFLKNSLYVMITISPIFIILLEILFFYTYRYKKENLSLLVYLTIIFIIVRIFTGFIIRPYSQFYAFDIPFKLEFYERVFSSTYLVPSKIFVTFLFIIGCKYAINLKVENNIYLN; the protein is encoded by the coding sequence ATGGATCCAAATTACACTTTAATTTGATGAATTTTATTTCTTTCTTTTTCTTTTATTATTATTTTTGCTTTAATTTATTATTTTTTTAAATATAAAAAAGAAAAAAGAAAAGCCCTTACAATTTATAAAATTCCTATTTTTGCTTTTTTTTATGGAATATTTTTATTACAAGCTTTTCTTACAAGAATAATTCCCCAAGCAGCTGATTTTATTCCTTTTAGTTTTGATGATGCAACAATTGTTGCTACAGGTATTTTATTTGGACCAATTGAAGCGATTGTTTATGGGGCAATTGCTGATTTATCGAGAACATTGCTTAATGGATGAGTACCTCTTCCTCTTCCTTTTTTAATTTTCCCTTTTACAGGTCTTATTGCTGGAGTTTTGGGAGAAAATTATCGTAATAGAAAAAAGGAAATTGGAATAAAGCAACAATTTTGGATATTTCAATTAAGTTTATTAATTTTTCTTGTGGTCTGTTTTACTTTAGTTTATTTTCTAGGGAAAACAGGAGAAGAAGAAGAATTTCTAAAAAATTCTTTATATGTAATGATTACAATATCCCCAATTTTTATAATATTACTTGAAATTCTCTTTTTTTACACATATCGATATAAAAAAGAAAATTTAAGTTTGCTTGTTTATCTTACGATCATTTTTATAATTGTAAGAATTTTTACAGGATTTATTATTAGGCCATATTCACAATTTTATGCTTTTGATATTCCTTTTAAATTAGAATTTTATGAAAGAGTTTTTAGTTCAACATATCTTGTTCCAAGTAAAATTTTTGTAACTTTTTTATTTATAATTGGATGTAAATATGCGATTAATTTAAAAGTGGAAAATAATATTTATTTAAATTAA
- the whiA gene encoding DNA-binding protein WhiA: MNFSERIKNEILNNNWNEKEQDVIFCIVFFLLSYKLKNEIYYIKIKNEKIFLFFMQYLKNINKKELDLKIDQEKKIFFLSSEFLFSIKNKFLKIEEEIYKNQELNKALIAGAFLAKGSITNFSTKNNYLEIRLKNNRICKLFIKINNKLNFKFNYIKIKDINCFYIKRAIYISDFLKYIKATDSLIDFEENRIIQDMNLNLKRAEVIEKFNQAKINKNAKKEIEAISIILNEPKYLRELTKEQINLAKLRMEKKNSSLEDLKYHFFLKYQKNISKSTIYNWLNKMIQIIEK; the protein is encoded by the coding sequence ATGAATTTTTCAGAACGAATTAAAAATGAAATATTAAATAATAATTGAAATGAAAAAGAACAAGATGTTATATTTTGTATTGTTTTTTTTCTACTTTCTTATAAATTGAAAAATGAGATTTATTATATTAAAATAAAAAATGAAAAAATTTTTTTATTTTTTATGCAATATTTGAAAAATATAAATAAAAAAGAGCTAGATTTAAAAATTGACCAGGAGAAAAAAATATTTTTTTTAAGTAGTGAATTTTTATTTTCAATTAAAAATAAATTTTTAAAAATTGAAGAAGAAATATATAAAAATCAAGAATTAAATAAAGCATTAATAGCAGGAGCCTTTTTAGCAAAAGGTTCAATTACTAATTTTAGTACAAAAAATAATTACCTTGAAATTAGATTAAAAAATAATAGAATTTGTAAATTATTTATTAAAATAAATAATAAATTAAATTTTAAATTTAATTATATTAAAATTAAGGATATAAATTGTTTTTATATTAAAAGAGCAATTTATATCTCTGATTTTTTAAAATATATTAAAGCAACTGATTCATTAATTGATTTTGAAGAGAATCGCATTATTCAAGATATGAATCTTAATTTAAAACGAGCGGAGGTAATTGAAAAATTCAATCAAGCAAAAATTAATAAAAATGCAAAAAAAGAAATCGAAGCAATTTCAATAATATTAAATGAACCAAAATATCTAAGAGAATTAACAAAAGAACAAATTAATTTAGCAAAATTAAGAATGGAAAAAAAGAATTCATCACTGGAAGATCTCAAATATCATTTTTTTTTGAAATATCAAAAAAATATCTCAAAAAGCACTATTTATAATTGATTAAACAAGATGATTCAAATAATAGAAAAGTAA
- a CDS encoding NAD(P)/FAD-dependent oxidoreductase, whose amino-acid sequence MEKIDLLIVGGGPAGLAAAIYGARANLKTIIIEKGAPGGKLLNTHKVDNYPGFKSLTGTELALKFIDHAESLGAKIENDEVIKINNISKKEKIVILKSDKKYQTKTIIFAMGMNPKKLPLEEYKTYFGKGISTCIVCDGDFYRNKDIAVIGGGTSASEESLFASKIVKNIYIINLFDKLDVVDSIKKNIEKAKNIHLKFNSELIKINGDGKKISSITIKNKLTNKIEEISVEGVFTYIGWIPASKFLQKSAILNKDNFITVDYKTGKIGIDGIFAAGDITNKEFHQVSGAISDGTNAALSAKKYIDRL is encoded by the coding sequence ATGGAAAAAATAGATTTATTGATTGTTGGAGGTGGACCTGCAGGTCTTGCAGCTGCAATTTATGGGGCTCGAGCAAATTTAAAAACAATAATTATCGAAAAAGGTGCTCCTGGAGGAAAATTATTGAATACACATAAGGTTGATAATTATCCTGGTTTTAAATCCCTTACAGGAACAGAATTAGCCCTTAAATTTATTGATCATGCTGAATCATTGGGGGCAAAAATTGAAAATGATGAAGTAATAAAAATTAACAATATTAGTAAAAAGGAAAAAATAGTAATTTTAAAATCTGATAAAAAATATCAAACAAAGACAATAATTTTTGCAATGGGAATGAATCCGAAAAAATTACCACTTGAAGAATATAAAACTTATTTTGGAAAAGGTATTTCTACTTGTATTGTTTGTGATGGTGATTTTTATCGTAATAAAGATATCGCTGTAATTGGAGGAGGAACTTCTGCATCAGAAGAAAGTTTATTCGCTTCTAAAATCGTAAAAAATATTTATATTATTAATTTATTTGATAAGTTAGATGTTGTTGATAGTATTAAAAAAAATATTGAAAAGGCAAAAAATATTCATTTAAAATTTAATTCAGAATTAATTAAAATAAATGGTGATGGTAAAAAAATTTCTTCAATTACAATCAAGAATAAATTAACAAATAAAATAGAAGAAATTTCAGTAGAAGGAGTATTTACATATATTGGTTGAATACCAGCAAGTAAGTTTTTACAAAAATCTGCAATTTTAAATAAAGATAATTTTATTACAGTTGATTATAAAACTGGAAAAATAGGAATAGATGGAATATTTGCTGCAGGAGATATTACAAATAAAGAATTTCATCAAGTAAGTGGAGCTATTTCTGATGGAACAAATGCAGCACTTTCTGCAAAAAAATATATTGATAGATTATAA
- the lgt gene encoding prolipoprotein diacylglyceryl transferase → MIQEANSDFAIAFWIGPIPIPWYGLMLLFGFIAVFIISYIEWKKKKYKTFDLFLLFFVGVIVAIFGARWWYLLFNPKDFNGFISLFQFSEGRSILGSIFAIFIWLYIYTTYFASYIEFRKAFSIIIPNILIGQAIGRWGNFFDQNVYGQITDQLAFLPDFIEDHMLIDGYYRQPLFLYEAILDFLGWIIIAFFLKTNHKIKPGFHGGFYLFWYGTIRASLELLRDDKYIMKIGEIPTSFVLSFLFLFWGIFLMIYYQLYFEKIAIFNHTYGKFYYEVKIKNFKLKFFLIFNLKNKEKYKNLIRNNNLNYNNFKKLYPEQEYLEIVKKYQK, encoded by the coding sequence TTGATCCAAGAAGCTAATTCAGATTTTGCAATCGCTTTTTGAATAGGTCCAATTCCAATTCCTTGATACGGATTGATGCTTTTATTTGGTTTTATTGCTGTTTTTATCATTAGTTATATTGAATGAAAAAAAAAGAAATACAAAACATTTGATCTTTTTCTTTTATTTTTTGTAGGTGTAATAGTTGCCATTTTTGGGGCAAGATGATGATATTTATTATTTAATCCAAAAGATTTTAATGGATTTATTTCTTTATTTCAATTTTCAGAAGGAAGATCAATTTTAGGATCAATTTTTGCAATTTTTATTTGGCTCTATATCTATACAACTTATTTTGCAAGCTATATTGAATTTAGAAAAGCTTTTTCAATAATAATTCCAAACATTTTAATTGGACAAGCAATCGGTAGATGGGGTAATTTCTTCGATCAAAATGTTTATGGCCAAATAACAGATCAATTAGCTTTTCTTCCTGATTTTATTGAAGATCATATGCTAATTGATGGATATTATCGACAACCATTATTTTTATATGAAGCAATTTTAGATTTTCTTGGTTGAATTATAATTGCCTTTTTTCTTAAAACAAATCATAAAATTAAACCGGGTTTTCATGGAGGATTTTATTTATTTTGATATGGAACGATAAGGGCAAGTCTTGAATTATTAAGAGATGATAAATATATTATGAAAATAGGAGAAATTCCTACTTCATTCGTTTTATCATTTTTATTTCTTTTTTGAGGTATATTTTTAATGATTTATTATCAATTATATTTTGAAAAAATTGCCATTTTTAATCATACATATGGGAAATTTTATTACGAAGTAAAAATAAAAAATTTTAAATTAAAATTTTTTCTAATTTTTAATTTAAAAAATAAGGAAAAATATAAAAATTTAATTAGAAATAATAATTTAAATTATAATAATTTTAAGAAATTATATCCAGAACAAGAATATCTGGAAATAGTGAAAAAATATCAAAAATAA